In candidate division TA06 bacterium B3_TA06, a single window of DNA contains:
- the hypA gene encoding hydrogenase maturation nickel metallochaperone HypA (plays a role in hydrogenase nickel cofactor insertion), with translation MHEMSVAQQIARAVLRTAKREEAVKVAHINIEIGQLTFLNPEQVIFWLAELFKGTEAEAAEISHKMVPARVRCGKCGYEGPLQVKEDPLFHQALPVFACPKCERGSLEILEGRDCIVSSIEILQQSDLEESPG, from the coding sequence ATGCACGAGATGTCGGTGGCTCAGCAGATAGCCCGCGCTGTTTTGCGCACTGCCAAAAGGGAGGAGGCGGTCAAGGTTGCCCATATAAATATCGAAATAGGTCAACTTACCTTTCTTAACCCCGAACAGGTGATCTTCTGGCTTGCCGAGCTTTTTAAAGGCACCGAAGCGGAAGCCGCGGAGATCAGCCACAAGATGGTTCCGGCCAGGGTGCGGTGCGGCAAATGCGGATACGAGGGACCGCTTCAGGTCAAGGAGGACCCTTTGTTTCACCAAGCCTTGCCGGTTTTTGCCTGCCCGAAGTGCGAGCGGGGTTCGCTTGAGATTCTGGAGGGCAGGGATTGCATCGTTTCTTCTATAGAAATCCTTCAGCAAAGCGATCTCGAGGAGTCCCCAGGCTAG